A window of the Podarcis raffonei isolate rPodRaf1 chromosome 4, rPodRaf1.pri, whole genome shotgun sequence genome harbors these coding sequences:
- the LOC128412325 gene encoding vitelline membrane outer layer protein 1-like, which translates to MDLSTSAVVFLFLTYHLCEAGHRNYNSILLVPNGGKWGEWGKIESCPKGHAHGFSLKTEREQGVTGDDTSLNGIRLYCSSGGVVQSTVGPWGEWTEVKECPRGYLVAFALNVEAPKGPSDDTAANNIRFSCGDGAILEGESPTFGTYGQWSKRCTAGAICGIQTKVEAPARGDSTALNDVRFFCCY; encoded by the exons ATGGATCTCTCTACCAGTGCTGTGGTCTTCCTGTTCCTCACCTACCACCTCTGTGAGGCAGGACATCGAAACTATAATTCAATCCTCCTTGTGCCCAATGGCGGGAAGTGGGGAGAATGGGGAAAAATTGAATCCTGTCCCAAAGGACATGCACACGGATTCTCACTGAAG ACAGAGAGAGAACAAGGAGTGACTGGTGATGATACTTCCCTCAATGGCATCCGTCTCTATTGCAGTAGTGGTGGAGTTGTACAATCCACTGTCGGGCC gtggggagagtggaCAGAGGTTAAGGAATGCCCCAGGGGCTACCTGGTTGCCTTCGCTCTGAATGTTGAAGCCCCAAAAGGGCCATCTGATGATACAGCAGCCAACAACATCCGGTTCAGCTGTGGAGATGGTGCTATACTGGAGGGCGAGTCCCCCACCTTTGGTACTTATGGCCAGTGGAGCAAGCGCTGCACCGCTGGTGCCATCTGTGGGATCCAAACAAAGGTGGAGGCTCCAGCTCGAGGTGATAGCACAGCACTTAATGATGTCAGGTTCTTCTGCTGTTACTGA